In Anaeromyxobacter diazotrophicus, the genomic window GTCGCCCCGGCCGCGAGCGTCTTCAAGATCGTCACCAGCGCGGCGCTGCTCGAGAAGGGGCTCACGCCCGAGCAGGAGGTCTGCTTCCACGGCGGGCGCCACCGGATCCAGAAGGCGCTCCTCAGCGATAACCCGCGCCGCGACCGCGTGTGCCTCACGCTCGCCTCCGCGCTGGGGAAGAGCGCCAACGTCGTCTTCGCCAAGATGGCGGGCCGGGAGCTCTCGGCCGACCTGCTCCGCGCCGAGGCCGGCAAGCTCCTCTTCGACGCCGCCATCCCGTTCGACTGGCCGGTCGAGCCGTCGCCGGCGCACATCTCCGACGATCCGTTCGAGTTCGCCACCACCGCCGCCGGCTTCGGCCCGGTGAAGCTCTCGCCGCTGCACGGCGCGCTGCTCGCCGCCATCGTCGCGAACGGCGGCAAGTTCGTCGCCCCGCGGGTCGTCGACGCCGTCGAGGGCGGCGCGGCGCCGGCGCCGGCCGGCGAGCGCGCGGTGCTGCGCCCCGAGGTGGCCGCGGCGCTCGCCCGCATGATGGCGACCACCACCACCGAGGGCACCGCGCGCAAGATCTTCCGCCG contains:
- a CDS encoding penicillin-binding transpeptidase domain-containing protein, translating into MLGAMTYDPRLGRYTAPYGAGRASLTISPRLQQGLEKLLADYRVPVGAAVLLEPGTGRVLALAEHSERGARGRVALSPVAPAASVFKIVTSAALLEKGLTPEQEVCFHGGRHRIQKALLSDNPRRDRVCLTLASALGKSANVVFAKMAGRELSADLLRAEAGKLLFDAAIPFDWPVEPSPAHISDDPFEFATTAAGFGPVKLSPLHGALLAAIVANGGKFVAPRVVDAVEGGAAPAPAGERAVLRPEVAAALARMMATTTTEGTARKIFRRDRASRRSPLREVSVAGKTGSLADANPYKDYSWFVGFAPVDDPQVAVAAVVVNERLWRIKASLVAHEALKAYFEAEGGRVVRTARAR